The following are from one region of the Tachysurus fulvidraco isolate hzauxx_2018 chromosome 15, HZAU_PFXX_2.0, whole genome shotgun sequence genome:
- the LOC113663519 gene encoding zona pellucida sperm-binding protein 3-like: MGFNQMEVGVVVLLLSVGLSTAQWPLKEAVLAPLGFQHNNSGYHSVPVNTGLNSQWLQRDQQAGSPAVGVQLQNPSGPQSHQVVQQPAKKVTWRFPAAPQIPTPPAPVHFVRQSDPVPAQGVTVKCNETAVRVEVRRDLFGTDAPLNIAAFTLGGCAARGMDASSQVFIFESALYGCNSKLTVTAKELVYIFSLGMASVPLTGTPIQRVSATVVSIECHYLRFHNVSSNPLMPAWIPYASAQAAEELLVFSLRLMMADWTSERPSNQYYLGELINIEASVLQFNHIPLRVLVDSCVATPVPDLNAIPRYSFIENYGCMIDAKLTHSSSHFLPQTQASKLRLQLEAFRFQQVNSSMVYIACLLKATAASAPADAEHKACSFSNNGWTSAYGADQVCSCCSSSCAGSKGRDLASEQGLQLVKEVSLGPVVVLENAL; this comes from the exons ATGGGTTTCAACCAAATGGAAGTTGGTGTGGTTGTACTGCTGCTTTCAGTTGGGTTGTCAACAGCCCAATGGCCACTAAAGGAAGCTGTTCTAGCTCCTCTTGGATTTCAACATAACAATTCAGGGTATCATTCGGTGCCAGTGAACACTGGGTTGAATTCTCAATGGCTGCAAAGGGATCAACAAGCTGGAAGCCCTGCAGTAGGAGTGCAGCTTCAAAATCCTTCAGGTCCTCAAAGCCACCAAGTAGTTCAGCAACCTGCAAAAAAAGTGACTTGGCGTTTTCCAGCAGCACCACAAATCCCAACCCCACCAGCACCAGTGCACTTTGTAAGGCAGTCTGATCCTGTCCCTGCCCAGGGTGTAACAGTAAAGTGCAATGAGACTGCAGTGCGTGTAGAGGTGAGAAGGGATCTGTTTGGAACTGATGCACCCCTCAATATTGCTGCCTTCACACTGGGTGGCTGTGCTGCCAGGGGGATGGATGCTTCTTCTCAAGTCTTCATCTTTGAATCTGCTCTGTATGGCTGCAACAGCAAGTTGACT GTGACTGCAAAGGAGCTTGTCTATATCTTCTCCCTTGGTATGGCTTCAGTGCCCTTAACTGGTACTCCCATTCAAAGGGTTTCTGCTACTGTGGTTTCAATTGAGTGTCACTACCTCAG ATTCCACAATGTGAGCAGCAATCCTCTTATGCCTGCTTGGATCCCATATGCTTCTGCCCAAGCAGCTGAGGAACTTCTTGTTTTCTCCTTGAGGCTTATGATGG CTGACTGGACTTCTGAAAGGCCATCCAACCAGTACTACCTGGGGGAGCTCATCAACATTGAGGCCTCTGTACTGCAGTTCAACCACATACCCCTGCGTGTCCTTGTTGACAGCTGTGTGGCCACCCCTGTCCCTGACCTCAATGCCATCCCTAGATATTCCTTCATTGAGAACTATGG GTGCATGATTGATGCCAAGCTTACACACTCCAGCTCTCACTTCTTGCCTCAAACTCAAGCATCTAAACTGAGACTTCAGCTGGAGGCCTTCAGGTTTCAACAAGTGAACAGCAGCATG gttTACATTGCATGCCTCCTAAAAGCAACTGCAGCATCTGCCCCTGCTGATGCTGAGCACAAGGCTTGTTCATTCTCCAACAATGG ATGGACTTCTGCATATGGTGCTGACCAGGTATGCAGTTGTTGCAGTAGTAGCTGTGCTGGGAGTAAGGGCCGTGATCTGGCATCAGAGCAAG GTCTGCAGCTAGTGAAGGAAGTAAGCCTTGGCCCAGTTGTGGTTCTGGAAAATGCTTTGTAG